Proteins from a single region of Bradyrhizobium diazoefficiens:
- the flhB gene encoding flagellar biosynthesis protein FlhB: MAEDNDPESQTEDPTQKRLEEALERGDVAKSQEINTWFMIAGGTLVVSTFSGSVGSGLLTPMRNLLANSWMIKTDGGNLLALMQQIEVAVLAAVGVPLLMLTIAAIAGNMLQHRLVWSAESLTPKFSKLSPAAGFKRIFGKQAGANFLKGIGKIVVLGAVMTTILWPERHRMEAMVKLDPMAMLGATTSLTVHLLGAVVAALAIIAIGDYFFQYRSWFQRQKMSLQEIKEEFKQSEGDPHIKGKLRQLRQQRSKKRMMAAVPKASVIITNPTHYSVALSYERGMSAPICVAKGVDNLAFKIREIAREHDIPIVENVPLARALYATVEIDQEIPMEHYHAVAEVIGYVMRMKRGFSAARQ, translated from the coding sequence ATGGCGGAAGACAACGATCCAGAGAGTCAAACAGAAGACCCGACGCAAAAACGTCTCGAAGAGGCGCTCGAACGCGGCGACGTCGCGAAAAGCCAGGAAATCAACACCTGGTTCATGATCGCGGGCGGCACGCTTGTGGTCTCGACCTTCTCCGGCTCGGTCGGCAGCGGGCTGTTGACGCCGATGCGCAATTTGCTCGCCAATTCCTGGATGATCAAAACCGACGGCGGGAACCTGCTCGCACTGATGCAGCAGATCGAAGTCGCGGTGCTCGCCGCGGTTGGCGTGCCGCTCCTGATGCTCACAATCGCGGCCATTGCCGGCAACATGCTCCAGCACCGGCTGGTGTGGTCGGCCGAATCTCTGACGCCCAAATTCAGCAAGCTCTCGCCGGCTGCGGGCTTCAAGCGCATCTTCGGCAAGCAGGCCGGGGCCAATTTTCTCAAGGGCATCGGCAAGATCGTCGTGCTCGGCGCAGTCATGACCACGATCCTGTGGCCGGAGCGGCACCGCATGGAGGCGATGGTCAAGCTCGATCCGATGGCCATGCTCGGCGCCACCACCAGCCTGACCGTTCATCTCCTCGGCGCGGTGGTCGCCGCGCTCGCGATCATCGCCATTGGCGACTATTTCTTCCAGTATCGCAGCTGGTTCCAGCGGCAGAAGATGTCGCTTCAGGAGATCAAGGAAGAGTTCAAGCAGTCCGAAGGCGATCCGCACATCAAGGGCAAGCTCAGGCAATTGCGGCAGCAGCGCTCCAAGAAGCGCATGATGGCTGCGGTTCCCAAGGCCTCCGTGATCATCACTAACCCGACCCACTATTCGGTGGCGCTGTCCTACGAGCGCGGCATGTCGGCCCCGATCTGCGTCGCCAAGGGCGTCGACAATCTCGCGTTCAAGATCCGGGAAATCGCGCGCGAGCACGATATTCCGATCGTCGAGAACGTGCCGCTGGCCCGCGCGCTCTATGCCACCGTCGAGATCGACCAGGAGATCCCCATGGAGCACTACCATGCGGTTGCCGAAGTCATCGGCTACGTCATGCGGATGAAGCGCGGATTTAGTGCCGCACGGCAATAA
- the fliP gene encoding flagellar type III secretion system pore protein FliP (The bacterial flagellar biogenesis protein FliP forms a type III secretion system (T3SS)-type pore required for flagellar assembly.) has protein sequence MRLPSFPRRVFFLSVLIAAASLAMPAHAQDISINLGGQGGGGVTERAIQLIALLTVLSIAPSILIMMTSFTRIVVVLSLLRTAMGTATAPPNSVILALAMFLTFFVMGPVLQKSYDDGIRPLVANQISVEDALQRASVPLRGFMQKNVREKDLKLFLDLSGEPPPATPDELALRILVPAFMISELKRAFEIGFLLFLPFLIIDLVVASVLMSMGMMMLPPATISLPFKLIFFVLVDGWSLVAGSLVQSYGG, from the coding sequence GTGAGGCTGCCGTCCTTCCCGCGTAGAGTGTTCTTTCTTTCTGTCCTGATCGCCGCGGCGTCGCTCGCGATGCCTGCCCATGCGCAGGACATCAGCATCAATCTTGGCGGTCAGGGCGGCGGCGGCGTCACCGAGCGCGCGATCCAGCTGATCGCGCTGCTCACGGTGCTGTCGATCGCGCCGTCGATCCTGATCATGATGACGTCGTTCACGCGCATCGTGGTCGTGCTGTCGCTGTTGCGCACTGCGATGGGCACGGCAACCGCGCCGCCCAACTCGGTGATCCTGGCGCTGGCGATGTTCCTCACCTTCTTCGTAATGGGGCCGGTGCTGCAAAAATCCTACGACGACGGCATCCGCCCGCTCGTCGCCAACCAGATCAGCGTCGAGGACGCGCTCCAGCGTGCCTCCGTCCCTTTGCGCGGCTTCATGCAGAAGAACGTGCGCGAAAAGGACCTGAAGTTGTTCCTTGATCTCTCCGGCGAACCACCGCCGGCGACCCCCGACGAGCTCGCGCTGCGTATCCTCGTCCCCGCCTTCATGATCTCCGAGCTGAAGCGCGCCTTCGAGATCGGCTTCCTGCTGTTCCTCCCCTTCCTGATCATCGACCTCGTCGTCGCCTCGGTGCTGATGTCGATGGGCATGATGATGCTACCGCCCGCGACGATCTCGCTGCCCTTCAAGCTGATCTTCTTCGTGTTGGTCGACGGCTGGTCGCTTGTGGCGGGAAGTCTGGTGCAGAGTTACGGGGGATAA
- a CDS encoding tetratricopeptide repeat protein, with protein sequence MAREAAAEFVLRARALARGVSRHVRKAPALAACLLIGLSAARAADPIKGEASFSADGGFARLVIKLGEDVPSEVTTAGSILIIRFDRPVDVPVDRVPEGAPDYVNSARRDPDGGAIRLSLARRVTVNTMSAGERTFVDLLPEGWKGPPPSLPMDVVKELAERARVAERALRAQRAAAESKKRPPIRVRASVQPTFVRFVFEMPDGVGVSSVLNEQKLTLAFNANLNFDLADAVVAAPPNVASIKQKADIDQTNIEIALIGDSDVHSFRDDKNYIVDIAFQPDKAKVAATPEAAIAQAEPGGHGPARAAEKPAAVKPKDARSEITPPTEAITREAKIEAKPEVKPDAAAAIPPTEAPKPAPAIASTEAPHVTEAPKPAPPAMEAAPAVPAKPVATETPREAVKEAAKEPVKEAPMEAPKQAPKEAPKPAPAEAQAAPPPSVASVDARRDSDGLRVTFPIPVATAAAAFRRGDTVWLVFDSQKPIDLEAIRARGGAMIGEVGRMPLENGQAVRIRLTRPLVYSLTSEEVGKETNWLLTLADKIQATPLPLMMSRNITDPALANIAIPFANPGLLHKFTDPDAGDMLYVVTAQRPVRGFIKRQDLVDLSLLESAHGIAIRPNSDEVGVEVGLDKVILGKKGGLTLSPVDVSAERAPTAVRPVFNPEAWRKGQSEDFWTRQSDLITAISAVEPAQRSLPRLDLAQFYMSRAMYHEAKSVTELMLADPLNKEESGALILHAIASILIGRPAQGLKDLANPVIGNSHDSQLWKALAYARQGKWADAREKFKNVEFAIASLPLDIQRIVTMDAMRASLEVKDYAGASKRRSEIEVVGVPPEAAPGFAVLRGRLAEALGHDKDALDDYKFAVASNDRQAAAEAKQLEVALQQKRDEISKEDALRELETLSMTWRGDAIEVKTLQMLSQLYSENGRYRDALTAARTATRLQPNADASRQAQDLASDLFTQIFLGPKGDELPPVEALGMFYEFRELTPIGRRGDELIRRLADRLASIDLLDQAAELLQYQVDHRLEGAARAQVAARLAMIYLANRKPDMAITALRASRISDLSGELRQQRLLLEARAQSDVGRHDLALDIVSNVSGREVLRLRSDIFWAARRWRESAEQIELYYGERFRDFKALNAVEKSDIIRAAVGYALADDSIGLSRFREKYAPLMSESADRIAFDIASKPAAASSAEFAEIAKLAASVDTLDGFLREMKQRFPDATARAPASPQTRDESEHTGSLPTIPVVRQIKMTR encoded by the coding sequence ATGGCGCGAGAGGCTGCCGCTGAATTTGTATTGCGAGCCCGCGCGCTGGCGCGGGGGGTGTCGCGTCATGTCCGCAAGGCGCCTGCGCTGGCGGCTTGCCTGCTGATCGGGCTCAGCGCCGCCCGCGCGGCTGATCCCATCAAGGGCGAGGCGAGCTTCTCGGCCGACGGCGGCTTTGCCCGTCTCGTGATCAAGCTCGGTGAGGACGTCCCTTCCGAAGTGACGACCGCCGGCTCCATCCTCATCATTCGTTTTGACCGCCCCGTCGACGTTCCCGTCGATCGCGTGCCGGAAGGCGCGCCCGACTACGTGAACTCGGCTCGTCGTGACCCCGACGGCGGCGCGATCAGGCTGTCACTGGCGCGCCGCGTCACCGTCAACACCATGAGTGCCGGCGAGCGCACCTTCGTCGACCTGCTGCCGGAGGGCTGGAAGGGACCGCCGCCGAGCCTGCCGATGGATGTGGTGAAGGAACTCGCCGAGCGCGCACGTGTCGCTGAGCGCGCGCTGCGCGCCCAGCGCGCCGCAGCCGAGAGCAAGAAGCGTCCTCCGATCCGCGTGCGTGCCTCGGTGCAGCCGACCTTCGTGCGCTTCGTGTTCGAGATGCCCGACGGCGTCGGCGTCTCCTCCGTGCTCAACGAGCAGAAGCTGACGCTCGCCTTCAACGCCAATCTCAACTTCGACCTCGCCGATGCCGTCGTCGCAGCGCCTCCGAACGTTGCCTCGATCAAGCAGAAGGCCGACATCGACCAGACCAACATCGAAATCGCACTGATCGGCGATTCCGACGTGCACTCCTTCCGCGACGACAAGAACTACATTGTCGATATCGCCTTCCAGCCCGACAAGGCCAAGGTCGCGGCAACGCCCGAAGCTGCCATCGCGCAGGCCGAGCCCGGCGGTCACGGACCGGCGCGGGCTGCGGAAAAGCCGGCGGCCGTGAAGCCGAAGGATGCCCGGAGCGAGATCACGCCACCGACGGAGGCGATCACGCGCGAAGCCAAGATTGAGGCCAAGCCCGAGGTGAAGCCGGACGCGGCTGCAGCGATACCGCCGACCGAAGCGCCGAAGCCGGCACCGGCAATAGCCTCGACCGAAGCTCCCCACGTCACGGAAGCGCCCAAGCCTGCGCCGCCCGCAATGGAAGCCGCGCCTGCTGTTCCTGCCAAGCCCGTGGCGACCGAAACGCCCAGGGAGGCCGTGAAGGAAGCTGCGAAGGAGCCGGTCAAGGAAGCACCCATGGAAGCTCCCAAGCAAGCTCCGAAGGAAGCTCCGAAACCAGCACCTGCCGAGGCGCAAGCGGCGCCGCCGCCTTCTGTTGCCAGCGTCGATGCGCGGCGCGACAGCGATGGCCTGCGTGTGACATTTCCCATTCCCGTTGCAACGGCGGCCGCAGCGTTCCGCCGCGGCGACACGGTGTGGCTGGTGTTCGACTCTCAGAAGCCGATTGACCTCGAGGCGATCCGCGCTCGGGGCGGCGCGATGATCGGTGAGGTCGGCCGAATGCCGCTCGAGAACGGGCAGGCGGTGCGTATCCGTCTCACCCGTCCGCTGGTCTATTCGCTGACCAGCGAGGAGGTCGGCAAGGAGACCAACTGGCTGCTCACGCTCGCCGACAAGATCCAGGCGACGCCGCTGCCGCTGATGATGTCGCGCAACATCACCGATCCCGCGCTCGCCAACATCGCGATCCCCTTTGCCAATCCGGGCCTGCTGCACAAGTTCACCGATCCCGACGCCGGCGACATGCTCTACGTCGTCACCGCGCAGCGGCCGGTCCGCGGCTTCATCAAGCGGCAGGATCTCGTCGATCTCTCGCTGCTGGAATCCGCGCATGGCATCGCGATCCGGCCGAATTCCGACGAGGTCGGCGTCGAGGTCGGATTGGACAAGGTCATTCTCGGCAAGAAGGGCGGCCTGACGCTGTCGCCGGTCGACGTCTCGGCCGAGCGGGCACCGACTGCAGTGCGGCCGGTCTTCAATCCTGAGGCCTGGCGCAAGGGCCAGTCGGAAGATTTCTGGACGCGCCAGAGCGACCTGATCACGGCGATCTCGGCGGTCGAGCCGGCGCAGCGTTCGCTGCCGCGGCTCGACCTCGCCCAGTTCTACATGTCGCGCGCGATGTATCACGAAGCCAAGTCCGTCACTGAATTGATGCTGGCCGATCCCCTCAACAAGGAGGAGAGCGGCGCCCTGATCCTGCATGCGATCGCGAGCATCCTGATCGGGCGGCCGGCCCAAGGCCTGAAGGATCTCGCCAATCCCGTGATCGGCAACAGTCATGATTCCCAGCTCTGGAAGGCGCTCGCCTATGCGCGGCAGGGCAAATGGGCAGACGCCCGCGAAAAATTCAAGAACGTCGAGTTTGCTATCGCCTCGCTGCCGCTCGACATCCAGCGCATCGTCACAATGGATGCAATGCGCGCCTCGCTCGAGGTAAAGGACTATGCCGGCGCCTCCAAGCGCCGCAGCGAGATCGAGGTGGTCGGCGTGCCGCCGGAGGCTGCGCCCGGCTTCGCCGTGCTGCGCGGCCGGCTCGCCGAAGCGCTTGGCCACGACAAGGACGCGCTCGACGACTACAAATTCGCCGTCGCCTCCAACGACCGGCAGGCCGCCGCGGAAGCCAAGCAGCTCGAGGTCGCGCTGCAACAGAAGCGCGACGAGATCAGCAAGGAAGACGCCCTGCGCGAGCTCGAGACGCTGTCGATGACCTGGCGCGGCGACGCGATCGAGGTCAAGACGCTGCAGATGCTGTCACAGCTCTACTCCGAGAACGGGCGCTACCGCGACGCGCTCACCGCGGCGCGGACCGCGACCAGGCTGCAACCGAACGCGGACGCCTCGCGCCAGGCGCAGGATCTCGCATCCGATCTGTTCACGCAGATCTTCCTGGGGCCCAAGGGCGACGAGCTGCCGCCGGTCGAGGCGCTCGGGATGTTCTACGAGTTCCGCGAGCTGACGCCGATCGGCCGCCGCGGCGACGAGCTGATCCGCCGCCTGGCCGATCGTCTCGCCTCGATCGATCTGCTCGACCAGGCCGCCGAGCTCTTGCAATACCAGGTCGACCACCGGCTGGAAGGTGCTGCGCGTGCGCAGGTCGCCGCGCGCCTCGCCATGATCTATCTCGCCAACCGCAAGCCCGACATGGCGATCACGGCACTGCGGGCGAGCCGCATCAGCGATCTCTCCGGCGAGTTGCGCCAGCAGCGCCTGCTGCTGGAGGCACGGGCGCAGAGCGACGTCGGCCGCCATGATCTCGCGCTCGACATCGTCTCCAACGTCTCGGGCCGCGAGGTGCTGCGGCTGCGCTCCGACATCTTCTGGGCGGCGCGGCGCTGGCGCGAGTCTGCCGAGCAGATCGAACTCTACTACGGGGAGCGCTTCCGCGATTTCAAAGCGCTCAATGCGGTGGAGAAGAGCGACATCATCCGTGCTGCCGTCGGCTATGCGCTTGCAGACGATTCGATCGGGCTGTCGCGCTTCCGCGAGAAATACGCGCCTCTGATGAGCGAGAGCGCCGACCGGATTGCCTTCGACATTGCCAGCAAGCCGGCGGCGGCCTCCAGCGCCGAGTTCGCCGAGATTGCCAAGCTCGCCGCAAGCGTCGACACGCTCGATGGCTTCCTGCGCGAGATGAAGCAGCGCTTTCCCGACGCCACCGCGCGCGCACCCGCGTCACCGCAGACCAGGGACGAGAGCGAGCACACCGGCTCGCTGCCGACGATCCCCGTCGTGCGGCAGATCAAGATGACACGGTAG
- the flgC gene encoding flagellar basal body rod protein FlgC, whose translation MANDSSDFARSMAIATSGLRAQAGRMRVISENIANADSTSPTAGGDPYRRKVPTFSSALDRTLDAQVVTLGRIKPDQSNFRVKYEPSNPAADASGNVKYPNVNSVVETTDMRDAQRSYEANVNIISATRRMIQRTLDILKS comes from the coding sequence ATGGCGAATGACAGCAGCGACTTTGCCCGCTCCATGGCGATCGCGACCTCCGGGTTGCGGGCGCAGGCCGGGCGGATGCGGGTGATCTCCGAAAACATTGCGAATGCGGACTCGACCTCGCCGACCGCAGGCGGCGATCCCTATCGGCGCAAGGTGCCGACGTTCTCCTCCGCGCTCGACCGCACACTCGATGCGCAGGTCGTCACGCTGGGCAGAATCAAGCCCGACCAGTCCAATTTCCGCGTCAAATACGAGCCGAGCAATCCGGCGGCGGATGCCAGCGGCAACGTCAAATATCCCAACGTGAATTCGGTGGTCGAGACGACCGACATGCGCGATGCGCAACGGTCCTATGAGGCCAATGTCAATATCATCAGTGCGACGCGCCGGATGATCCAGCGCACGCTCGACATCCTCAAGAGCTGA
- the fliR gene encoding flagellar biosynthetic protein FliR yields MRIDVSLLPALAAAFMLAFARVGAMVMLLPGLGETNIPTRVKLSIALLLTLIILPLHRNAYHVDMSSLAPMLVLMLHEIVIGIVLGATARVTLSALQVAGAVIAQQMGLGFVTSVDPTQGQQGVLVGNFLTMLGVTLLFATDSHHLVIAALNDSYAIFAPGETVSSGDVASLATRAFSAAFLLGLQLSGPFLVFGLVFNIGLGVLARLMPQMQVYFVGVPLSIFAGFMVLAVVLTAMMGTYLDYFIGVMHQMMPLK; encoded by the coding sequence ATGCGCATCGACGTCTCGCTGCTGCCGGCACTTGCCGCAGCCTTCATGCTCGCCTTCGCCCGGGTCGGCGCGATGGTGATGCTGCTGCCGGGGCTCGGCGAGACCAACATCCCGACGCGGGTCAAGCTGTCGATCGCGCTCCTGCTGACGCTGATCATCCTGCCGCTGCATCGCAACGCATACCACGTCGACATGAGCTCGCTCGCGCCGATGCTGGTGCTGATGCTGCATGAGATCGTGATCGGCATCGTGCTGGGCGCGACCGCGCGTGTGACGCTGTCGGCGCTCCAGGTCGCGGGCGCGGTGATCGCGCAGCAGATGGGGCTTGGCTTCGTCACCTCAGTCGATCCGACGCAGGGGCAACAGGGCGTTCTGGTCGGAAACTTCCTGACCATGCTCGGTGTGACATTGCTGTTTGCCACCGACAGCCATCACCTGGTGATCGCGGCGCTGAACGACAGCTACGCGATCTTCGCGCCGGGCGAAACGGTGTCGAGCGGCGACGTCGCTTCGCTCGCCACGCGGGCGTTTTCCGCAGCGTTCCTGCTCGGACTACAGCTTTCCGGCCCGTTCCTGGTATTCGGCCTCGTTTTCAACATCGGGCTCGGCGTGCTGGCGCGGCTGATGCCGCAGATGCAGGTCTATTTCGTCGGCGTGCCGCTGTCGATCTTCGCGGGCTTCATGGTGCTGGCCGTGGTGCTCACGGCGATGATGGGCACCTATCTCGACTACTTCATCGGTGTCATGCACCAGATGATGCCGCTCAAGTGA
- the fliQ gene encoding flagellar biosynthesis protein FliQ — MTGPETLDVARDAIWTIVIVSSPLMLVGLVVGVIVSLFQALTQIQEQTLVYVPKILAIFATMLLALPFMADALHSHMLRISSRIIGG, encoded by the coding sequence ATGACCGGACCAGAAACTCTCGACGTCGCGCGCGATGCGATCTGGACTATCGTGATTGTGTCTTCGCCGCTGATGCTGGTGGGACTCGTGGTCGGCGTGATCGTGTCGCTGTTCCAGGCACTGACGCAGATCCAGGAACAGACGCTGGTCTACGTGCCGAAGATTCTGGCCATCTTCGCCACCATGCTATTGGCGCTCCCGTTCATGGCAGATGCGCTCCATTCCCACATGCTGCGGATCTCGTCGCGAATCATCGGCGGCTGA
- the flgB gene encoding flagellar basal body rod protein FlgB has protein sequence MSINDLPVLSALRTKMQWHQERQRVLSENVSNSDTPNFRPRDLVEPKFDKSGAPTGSMRPLAMTVTSASHMTPSGAASSFDQNKNAGFETRPAGNAVNLEEEMMKSANNQMDYAAVTSLYSKSLHLLKTAIGKG, from the coding sequence ATGTCCATCAACGATCTCCCGGTCCTGTCGGCGCTTCGCACCAAGATGCAGTGGCATCAGGAACGCCAGCGCGTCCTGTCCGAGAACGTCTCCAATTCGGACACGCCCAATTTCCGGCCACGCGACCTGGTCGAGCCGAAATTCGACAAGTCCGGCGCCCCGACGGGCTCGATGAGGCCCCTGGCCATGACCGTCACCAGTGCCTCCCACATGACGCCATCAGGCGCGGCCTCGAGCTTCGACCAGAACAAGAATGCAGGCTTCGAGACCCGTCCTGCGGGCAACGCCGTCAATCTCGAAGAGGAGATGATGAAGTCCGCCAACAACCAGATGGATTATGCGGCGGTGACCTCGCTCTATTCAAAGAGCTTGCATCTGCTCAAGACCGCGATCGGTAAAGGCTAG
- the fliE gene encoding flagellar hook-basal body complex protein FliE, whose protein sequence is MATPTIAANTYANLARVLENGGAGKSSEASGQSFASLLKDAVGSVMESGRKSDAQTVAMAAGKANVMDVVTAVADTDVAVSTLVSVRDRVIAAYEDIMKMPI, encoded by the coding sequence ATGGCAACACCGACAATCGCGGCCAATACTTATGCCAACCTTGCGCGCGTGCTGGAAAACGGCGGCGCGGGCAAGAGTAGCGAGGCGAGCGGACAGTCTTTTGCTTCGCTGCTGAAAGATGCCGTTGGCAGCGTCATGGAGTCCGGCCGCAAGTCCGATGCGCAGACGGTGGCGATGGCCGCCGGCAAGGCCAACGTGATGGATGTGGTGACGGCAGTCGCAGACACCGACGTTGCGGTGTCCACGCTGGTCTCGGTCCGCGACCGCGTGATCGCGGCCTATGAAGACATCATGAAGATGCCGATCTGA
- a CDS encoding flagellar biosynthetic protein FliO has protein sequence MNGSPITFIVAFIVVLALIGVAAWLVRRFATTRLGANTQRGRMPRLAVIDAAAVDGRRRLVLVRRDNVEHLLMIGGPTDIVVEPNIVRAAAGRDQIPQRPSAAEPPRLAPMPDTGGWADEAPRPEVLDHPEPQMPEPPPRPARPSFADEVRRPAPVLAERRNEPALGGFSSEPIPPRPEREPRPEPMPRVARNEPPLMPRPPRQSEPVKVPPVRAERAAAPPPPPPPLPQAPPVAPPPAAAAPSSAEQNLAEMAQRLEAALRRPAGETVAPPVAPDTPAPPPRAARVEPPSSPAPPARPAAEKTSFENLEDEMASLLGRPKPSS, from the coding sequence ATGAACGGTAGCCCTATCACCTTTATCGTCGCGTTCATCGTCGTTCTGGCGTTGATCGGCGTCGCCGCGTGGCTGGTCCGCCGATTCGCGACCACCCGGCTTGGCGCCAACACTCAGCGCGGCAGAATGCCCCGGCTCGCCGTGATCGACGCCGCAGCGGTCGATGGCCGTCGGCGCCTAGTGCTGGTCCGCCGTGACAATGTCGAGCATCTCCTGATGATCGGCGGTCCGACCGATATCGTCGTCGAGCCGAACATCGTCCGCGCCGCCGCTGGCCGCGACCAGATTCCGCAGCGTCCCAGCGCCGCCGAGCCTCCGCGCCTCGCCCCCATGCCCGATACCGGCGGCTGGGCTGACGAGGCGCCGCGTCCCGAAGTGCTCGACCATCCCGAGCCGCAAATGCCGGAGCCGCCGCCGCGGCCCGCGCGTCCCTCCTTCGCCGACGAGGTGCGCCGCCCGGCGCCCGTTCTGGCCGAGCGCCGCAATGAGCCGGCGTTGGGCGGCTTCTCGTCCGAACCGATCCCGCCGCGTCCGGAGCGTGAGCCCCGTCCCGAGCCGATGCCGCGCGTCGCGCGCAACGAACCGCCCCTGATGCCGCGCCCGCCGCGCCAGAGCGAGCCGGTGAAGGTTCCGCCGGTGCGTGCCGAACGCGCAGCCGCGCCGCCACCGCCTCCTCCGCCCCTGCCGCAGGCTCCGCCCGTAGCGCCGCCGCCTGCTGCTGCCGCGCCGTCGAGCGCCGAACAGAATCTCGCCGAGATGGCCCAGCGCCTCGAGGCGGCCCTGCGTCGTCCGGCCGGCGAGACCGTCGCCCCTCCGGTTGCACCGGATACGCCCGCCCCTCCGCCGCGCGCCGCGCGCGTCGAGCCGCCGTCATCTCCGGCGCCGCCGGCGAGGCCGGCCGCGGAGAAGACCAGCTTTGAGAATCTCGAAGACGAGATGGCCTCGCTGCTCGGCCGTCCGAAGCCGTCTTCGTGA
- a CDS encoding flagellar protein FlbB, which translates to MKSFRNIRVIPVVLVAVAGLATLKVAGLVINGGYVFDYQPNTVKKSWAHENLNFPTGREDPDITGSTHGGPKEAPKPAAPESKPEGTPVKMDEAQPQVSASERAILERLQARRQEIEARQREIDIRESLLKSAEKRIENKVEEMKAVESRISATQAEQKAAEAQRMKGLVTTYEAMKPKDAARVFDRLEMGVLIEIASAIAPRKMSDIMGLMSPEAAERLTVEMARRANGGGDQAASAGDLPKIDGKPTQKPN; encoded by the coding sequence ATGAAGTCCTTTCGTAACATCCGCGTCATTCCGGTCGTCCTGGTTGCGGTCGCAGGTCTTGCCACGCTGAAAGTGGCAGGGCTCGTGATCAATGGCGGCTATGTCTTCGACTACCAGCCGAACACGGTGAAGAAGTCCTGGGCGCACGAGAATCTGAACTTCCCGACCGGGCGCGAGGATCCTGACATCACCGGCTCGACGCACGGCGGGCCGAAGGAAGCGCCGAAGCCCGCCGCGCCCGAGAGCAAGCCCGAGGGCACTCCGGTCAAGATGGACGAGGCCCAGCCGCAGGTCTCGGCCTCGGAACGCGCGATCCTCGAACGCTTGCAGGCGCGCCGCCAGGAGATCGAGGCGCGCCAGCGCGAGATCGACATCCGCGAGAGCCTGCTGAAATCGGCGGAGAAGCGCATCGAGAACAAGGTCGAGGAGATGAAGGCGGTGGAATCCCGCATCTCCGCGACCCAGGCCGAGCAGAAGGCCGCCGAGGCCCAGCGCATGAAGGGCCTCGTGACCACGTACGAGGCCATGAAGCCCAAGGACGCGGCGCGGGTGTTCGATCGGCTGGAGATGGGCGTGCTGATCGAGATCGCCTCGGCGATCGCCCCGCGCAAGATGTCCGACATCATGGGCCTGATGTCGCCCGAGGCTGCCGAGCGGCTGACGGTCGAGATGGCCCGCCGGGCCAATGGCGGCGGGGATCAGGCCGCGTCCGCCGGCGATCTTCCGAAGATCGACGGCAAGCCGACGCAAAAGCCGAATTAA
- a CDS encoding DUF6468 domain-containing protein encodes MNHSLGMAIETLVAILLMLTIGYCIVLNRRLTRLKADEHSLKAVIGELITATEIAERAIGGLKLAVRDVNENLGSQLAAATQMSDQLYKQLGEADNVVRRLSKIAIAARPVTNPEVAAAPAAKPSPAKAVAAAAEAFSERRRSNGLAA; translated from the coding sequence ATGAACCACTCCCTGGGAATGGCGATCGAGACGCTGGTGGCTATCCTGCTGATGCTCACGATCGGTTACTGCATCGTGCTCAACAGGCGGCTGACGCGGCTGAAGGCGGACGAGCATTCGCTAAAGGCCGTAATCGGTGAGCTGATCACCGCGACCGAGATCGCCGAGCGCGCGATTGGCGGGCTGAAACTCGCGGTGCGTGACGTCAACGAGAACCTCGGCAGCCAGCTTGCGGCCGCCACGCAGATGTCCGACCAGCTCTACAAGCAGCTCGGTGAAGCCGACAACGTGGTGCGCCGCCTCTCCAAGATCGCGATCGCAGCGCGTCCCGTGACCAATCCGGAAGTGGCCGCCGCGCCCGCGGCCAAGCCGTCGCCGGCGAAGGCGGTGGCAGCCGCCGCCGAAGCCTTTTCCGAGCGCCGAAGGTCCAACGGTCTCGCCGCATAA